The genome window GATGTTCTTTTCCTTCGCAATAGAGTCTGCCAGCTCTACCAATTCATGGTCGTATGCCTCGTGCATATCCGGGAATCGGGGACCAATCGGGAAGTTACGACCACGCAGCGGATGCTCCGGGAACATATTGATATGATCGGTAATAATCATCAAGTCGCCGATCTTGAACTCTGGGTTCATACCGCCAGAAGCATTAGAGACAAAGAGAGTCTCGATACCTAATTCATACATCACACGGATAGGGAAGGTAACGTCCTTCATGCCATATCCTTCATAGAAATGGAAGCGTCCTTCCATCGCCATGATGTCCTTGTCTCCAAGTCTTCCAAAGATAAGTCTGCCAGCGTGTCCCTCTACTGTTGATACAGGAAAATTAGGTATGTCCTGATAAGAGAATGCATAACTGTCAGTTATCTCTGAAGCTAATTGTCCGAGGCCTGTGCCCAGAATGATGGCTGTCTTTGGACTTGTGGTCATCCTCTCTTTTAGCCAAGATGCTGTTTCTTGAATTTTTTCGTACATAGGATATTATTTTTTGATTGAATGTCTCCTCCTTATCAAGCATGAATCTTACTTTGATAGGAAGCGCATAAATGTTTTCTTTTACTTCGTCTGATAGTCTTTCAACGTCAATGAGACGTGCCTGATCCTTTTCCGTTGTAACAATCAACTTTGGCTCATCCATATTTGCAAAGGTCTCGTTAATACGGTTGATATCCTTTGCTGTGAAAGCATGATGGTCAGGGAAAGAGAGGATTGTTAAGGCGTTGTTGCCCGTGAAGGAATTGAGGTCAAGCTCCAGCTGTTTGGGTGATGCAATACCTGCAAGCAACAGGATATTCTTTCCTCGTATTTCAGTCAGCGGTATATTCTTGCCTTTATTGAAGATAGGTTCAAGGTCGCAATATTCCAATGTCGTGAAATAAAGTTGCTGGAAGGGATATAGTTCCATAGCCTTACTAAGCACACGGTAGTCTATAGGATTGAGACTTTTAGGACACTTCGTGATAATCACAATGTCAGCACGATGCTTTCCCGAAAGCGGTTCACGCAGTCTTCCTGCCGGAAGGAGCTTGTCGTAGATGATAAGCCGGTGATAGTCTACCAATAGTATATTGATTCCTGGCTGTACATAGCGGTGCTGGAAGGCGTCATCCAAGAGGATAACATCAGTATCTTTCGTCTCTTCATCAGATGTCAGCCGGTCTATTCCCTCACATCGTTTCTTATCTACTGCTACACGAATATCAGGGAATTTGGTCTTCATCTGATATGGCTCATCGCCAATCTCACGCATTGGCGTGTCTTCATTCGCCAGCACATATCCATGACTCTTACGCTTATAGCCACGTGAGAGAACAGCCACCTTCATCTTGTCCTTCAGTAGTCGGACAAGATACTCTACATGAGGGGTCTTCCCGGAACCTCCCACGGTGATGTTTCCGACGGATATGACAGGAATGTCAAACCGTCGGGTCTTGAGAATGTTCAGCTCAAACAGTTCGTTGCGAAGCCCCACTACCAGCCCATAGAGCCAGCTGAAAGGCAACAGCCATTTGTTTATTTTGATATGGTCACCTTCCATATATACTTAATGGATGTTTGGATAATAAGGCAGTCTTGCCTGAATAGCACTCTGATGATTGAGTGTCTTCAACAATGAGAACGGTCCATAATAATCGCCTAAGTTCGCACGCAACTGCTCACTGAGGTAGTTATCTGACTTTGACTGGTCCAACAACTGCTCAAAGAAGTCTGGCTCTTTGGGATAGGCACGGGTCATATGGTTAGCCAGCTTTGCCAGCTTTGCAGCTTTTTTCACCGCAATATCCAGTCCGCCAAGCTGGTCGACCAGCCCTATCTTCTGTGCATCCTGTCCTGTAAATACATGTCCTTGTGCTATTTTTTCAACCTGCTCATCGGTCATCTTACGTCCTTCTGCCACACGATGGCGGAAGAGCTTATAACCACGGTTGACGTACTGGCTAAGGTATGTCATCTCATCTTCTGTAAATGGGCGTGCCCGTGTACTGAAGTCTGCATATTTATTGGTCTTTACTTCATCAAATTTCAATCCCAGCTTCTCTGTAAGCAGGCCGCTGACGTCGGGGAACATACCAAAGATGCCTATTGAACCAGTAATCGTCGTAGGTTCTGCTACTATCCAGTTTGCCGGAGCTGACATATAATAACCACCTGATGCAGCCATTCCGCCCATGCTTACAACGACGGGCTTCAGCTTCTTCAGTGCCATAATCTGATGCCAGATCTGTTCGGATGCGTAAGCAGAGCCACCGCCGGAGTTGATGCGGACCACGACAGCCTTTACATCTTTGTCCTTTGCCAATTTCTCCAGATCCTTGCAGACAACCTGTGCATCTATAGTGTGGTTTTGTGCAAAGATACCGCCTACAACACCATCAACGATGTCACCATACGCATAGTAAACTGCAATCTGATTACTTTCATCACCCTGACTTTTGTCTTCAACATTCATCATGTCGGCAACTGTGACCTGATTGATTTCTTTATCCCCTGCAATGCCTAACTGTTTCTTCACCATGTTTTTTATCTGATCCGTATAAGCCAAGCCATCGACAAGTTTCAGTTTGACGTAATCTTCAGGTGCGGCAAAGGTTACCATACTGTCAGCATAGGCATTCAGTTGTTCAACTGACAAATGTCTGCTTGCGCCAACTTCCTTTGTTATATTTCCCCAGATACCATTCAGATAGGCAGAAGTCTGTTCACGATTGGCATCACTCATCTTGTCACCTGTGAACATCTCAGTGGCACTCTTGTAAGCACCTACTTTTACAACCTGCATCTTTACTCCGAACTTTGCCAAGAAATCCTTGATGAAGACAGGCTGGGAAGCCAATCCATGCCAGTCAATCTGTCCTTGCGGATTCAGATACACTTTGTCTGCAACAGATGACATGTAGTATGTTCCCTGTGTATAGGTGTCAGCGTATGCAATAATCCACTTTTTACTCTTCTTAAAATCAAGCAGGGCATTGCGCACAGCCTGCATTGAAGCGTATGAGTCAGCAGCAAACGCACCTGCCTCGATGTATATTCCCTTGATATTGTCGTTTTCCTTGGCTTTTCTGATACCCTCAAGCAGATTGTCAAGACCGATGCTGCGTGTTGCGCTACCTTGCAGCTGGCTGATGAAATTGTTCTCACTTCGCTCTTCCAACTGTCCTGAAAGATTCAGTACAAGTACGGAATTCTCCTCAGGTGTTGTTGTTGAATCCTGCGATGCAAACATACCTGCTATGGTAATGAGTGCGAAGATTCCTGTGACAATGCTGAACAGAAACATTCCCACGAAAGAAGCAAAAACGAATTTGAAAAATTGTTTCATAAAAGGTATCTAATTACTGTTTATCATGCAAAGATATACATAATAGATGTAAATTCCAAATAAATCAAGAATTCTTAATAACTTTGCTCCCAATATGAAGCATATTGTTTTAGCCATTGATAGTTTTAAGGGCTGTCTCACTTCAGTTGAAGCTGAAGATGCTGCGGAGACAGGTGTCGGAGAAAGATGGTCGGAAGCAGAGATAATAAAAGTGCCGGTTACAGATGGAGGGGACGGGATGATGAGCGTCTTCTCACAGCTGTTACCCTGTCAGGAGGTCACAATTGACAGCCATGATGCACTTATGCGTCCCATCCGTGCAGCCTATGCTGTGTGTGCAGACAATACCGTTATCTTGGAGACGGCTTTGTCTTGTGGCATCAGTCTTCTTAATCCGCAGGGGCTTAATTCTTTACGTGCAACCACTTATGGAGTGGGTGAACTCTTTGCTGATGCTCTCCGGCGAGGTTACAGGCGATTTGTAATTGGACTCGGAGGTTCAGCGACAAGCGATTGTGGACTTGGAATGCTGGCAGCATTGAGGGATGTGTTAGGTGAGAACTGGCGTAACCAGTTTTTGCATGAATTGGATATAACATTGGCGTCTGATGTTGACAATCCGCTCTTTGGTAAGCGTGGTGCAGCTGCTGTTTTCGGTCCTCAAAAGGGAGCAACGTCAGAGGTTATAACCTGTTTGGACCGTCGGGCACGCACTTTTGCACGTATGGCTGCATCCCAACTGGGCTTTGACCATTCGCAGGACAGTGGTGCCGGAGCAGCAGGTGGACTGGGTTATGCCTTTCTTCAGTTTATGAATGCGAAGGTGAGGTCAGGTGCAGATGTGCTTTTAGAAACTGTCAACTTTGATTCACTCATCGAAAATGCCGACTTGATTATAACGGGAGAGGGGAGTGCTGATGTTCAGACGTTAATGGGAAAGATACCCGCCAAGGTTTTGGAGTATGGTCTTCGTAAGGAAATTCCTGTCGTGCTCATAGCAGGGAAGGTGACAGGCACTGCATCTTTACTCAAAGCTGGTTTTGCACAAGTTCAATGTATTACACCGCCAGGCATGCCACTTACAGAAGCATTAAAACCTGGCACTGCAAAGGAGAATATCCGTAAAACTGTTGGCAAGATATTAAGGTATAAAACTGGTTGCGGGTGTCTACCGTAATATTCTTTTTGTTTTCTCCATGGTAGTTAAAGAACATTGAATAGTTTTGACGAATGAAAGATTTATCTACATGATGATATTTCTTTATGTTTCACCTCTAATAGCTTTGTCGCTTTCTGCAATCTGCTCTATCAGAATGTCCTAAACAAATATACGAATAAAGTATATTGTTTAGAAGTATTACAAGAATCACTGTACTTCTTATTGGTTCCTATGTTCTCCATTTGTTCAGGTAGATGGCACATACAAAAGGACGATACGCCTTAGGGATGCATCCAGACACACATGGACACGAAAGTGTTATCCGAACAAGTTAAATCTTCTTACGAAGAAAAGGGTTGTAGAATTAAGGAATAATACTTTTCAAATGGATAGAACTGTGTTTGTTTCAGCGTTTTTCATACAATTCTTATTTGTTTCATTTATATTGACCTGCGTTAAGTTCAAGCTAAAGTTTTGATTTTTAGCAGAGTAATTTCCCTGTATGGATAATTAATCGTACCTTTGCACATGTTTTTAAGATAAAAGATTGTTTTGTTATGGTCGAAAACCAGATGGAAAGTTCCAAGAGAACCCTTCGTAGAAAACTTGATCTGCTCCTTCGCACAGGACAGATTCTTATGGAAAGCTCTGCAGATACGAGTCGTGTGAAACGTAATATGGAGCGCACAGCAGCTTATCTGGGACTTCCTAAGGAAAACCTGCACATCAACATTGATTATTATATGTTGCAGGTAAATGTGAGTGACGAATTTCATAGCTTTTCGAAGATGCAACGCTGTGACAAGCACGTGATTAACATGCTTGCTATTCAGGAAGTTTCAAAACTCTCATGGCGTGCTCTCAAGGCGGACTACTCTTTGGACAAGTATGAAGAGGAACTGGAGAAGATTGCTCATGGCAAGCATTATTACAAGGACTGGATGATTGCTGTCGGTGCTGGTCTTGCCTGCGGTGGTTTCTGTATTCAGTTCGGTTGCGACTGGACAGCATTCTTCTACGCTTCCATTGCAGCAATCTTGGGCAATCGCCTGCGTATGTTCTTGAACCATTCCGGTTCCAATCTCTATGCCAACTTTGCTGTGGCAGCATTTGTGAGTACAATTCTGGCGTGGTTGTCATCTTATCTTTCTGCACCGTCGGTACAGGCAGTACTCCCTGAGTTCCTTCGCCCCATCTTACATAGCGAAACACCTTATCATCCTCTCTTGGCTTGTGCACTTTATGTTGTTCCGGGAGTCCCTTTAATAAATGCTGTTAATGACCTGTTAGACAATCATATAAACACAGGATTGGTTCGTGTGACGAATACGCTTCTTATAGTCATTGCAATGTCATTCGGTATTATGCTGGCAATTAAATGTGGCAGTATTGACAACTTTGTAAAAGAGCTTTCACTGATACCTCACCATCCGTTCTATGTGTATGCCATTGCAGCTGCAATCTCTGCGATGGGCTTTGCCACGATTTACAATATCCCTTACCGTCTGATGCCTTGGATAGCAATAGGTGGCATCATCTGTGTTTGTTCACGCAACTTTATTAATCTTGAACCCTCAGCAGACACTATTGGCTTAGGTTTGGGATTGGTTGTCGGTTCACTTTGCGGTTCAGCTCTGATTTCAATTATTAACATTAAGGCTGTACACTTCTTCCATACTCCTCACCAGTGTATTACTATTCCTGCGGTCATCCCTATCATTCCTGGAGTACTGATGTATCGTGCACTCTATGGATTTATTGGAATGCAGGGTGTTGTTGGAGAAGTTACGCATGCAATGTTCAATGCAATTAACGGCTCATTAGTTCTGATTTGCATTGCCTTGGGTGTAGCTATTCCGAACATCTTTGCCCGCAAATGGATTGCACCACATCGTAAAGCCAAGCTGACACGTTTGATAGAAGAGCGCCGTAAGCGTGGTAAGTTTGTTGATTTGCACAGCTTTGTAGTAGATTAGAACGTGTCATGATGAATATGTGCGGGGCTGCAACACCATTGGTGTTGCAGCCCCGCACGGTTTGTTCTGTAGCCCCGCACGGATGGTGCGGCAGTGTTTCAATAGCCGATTCCTTTCCCCGGCTTTGCTCTCTTGGTTAAAGACAGTGATGTTATCCTTGGCTTTATTGACAGGTGCTGAGCGTTCATTAATTGTAAATGTATGCTTTTATGAGGCTTTTTTATACTAATAAATGATGATAAAGACGCAAATACTTGACAACTACTATTGTGTGATTGACTTTTTTTTTGTTATTTTGCATGCAATATCATTACAGAAGGACAGATGAAGAATCAGAAAATGTATGAGCCCGATGATAAGATGATTTATCTTATCAGAGATAATTATGACCTGTTACAGAGCTTAGGCAGCTTCGGCATCAGCTTAGGTTTTGGCGACAAGACCGTAAGAGAGGTTTGTGATGATCAGAATGTAGATACTTACACATTCCTGGCTGTTGTTAATTTTACGATAAACGGATATAAAGGCTTTGATGATGTAGACAGACTGTCTATTCCAACTCTTATGCAATACCTCAAGGCAAGCCATTCTTATTATCTTGACTATGAGCTTCCATTCATCCGCAGAGAGTTGACTGCAGCCTTGGATGAGAGTGATAATCTTGCCCGTTTGATACTTCGCCTTTATGACGAGTATGCCCATTCTATCCGCAATCACATGCAGTATGAGGAGAAAAACGTGTTCCCATACGTTGAATCTTTGTTGAAAGGTGAAGCTAATGATACGTATGATGTTGAGACTTACTCCAAGCACCACAGCCAGACGGATGTGAAGCTGCGTGAACTGAAAAGTATCATTATCAAGTATCTTCCCTCTGACTCTCATCATAACAACCGCCTTACTGCCACCTTATATGATATATATAATTGTGAAGCCTGGCTTGAGCAGCATGCCCAGGTAGAAGAGGAAATATTCATCCCGGTCATCAGACGGTTGGAGCAGAAGAGCAAGCAGAACGATGTAAGCGTAAAGATATCAAACATGATTACGCAGAACTCAGAGTCGAATGAGGTACTGAGTGACCGTGAGAAGGATGTCATCGTTTCTGTTGCACAGGGAATGACAAACAAGGAGATAGCTGACCATTTGTGTATCTCTACCAATACGGTGATAACGCACCGCCGTAACATTGCCCGTAAACTGCAGATACATTCACCGGCAGGACTGACCATCTATGCCATTGTCAACAATCTGGTGGATATAAGCAGTGTAAAGTTGTAACAGGGATTGTGATAGAGTAGGGATGTAATCTCAGCTACTTTAGGAAAACAAGATCAAATTATACCGTTGTCAAGCGTATGGAGCATACGACAAAGATGAAGATGGGACGCCCCAAGATGGCTATAGTTGATCCTAATACGCTTGCCGTGTTAGGACTGAAACAGATATTGCAGAATGTCATACCTATCATGACAGTGGAGACATTCTCTAACTTCCAGGAGTTTGAGAATGCCCAGCCTGATACGTTCTATCATTACTTTGTGGCACAGGTGATTGTCTTGGAGAACAGGCAGTTCTTCTCGCAATGTATTCATAAGACAATCGTTCTGACAATTACAAAAGACCCTAATGCACAACTTTCAGGCTTCCATAGTTTCTGCATCAATGTTCCCGAGGACGAACTTGTCAAGGCTATTTTGAAGATAGAACAGTACGGACACTCTGGTGGCAAGAACCTTCCGGAATTGCCCCAAGTGTTGAAGAACAAGATTCTGAGCAACCGTGAGATAGAAGTGTTGTCGCTGATAGTTCAGGGACTGATTAATAAGGAGATTGCTGAGAAGCTGAATATCAGTCTGACTACTGTTATCACGCACCGCAAGAATATTATGGATAAACTCGGCATGAAGAGTGTGTCTGCATTGACCATCTATGCGGTTATGCACGGTTATATTGATATTAATAAGATATAACGTCAGTGTAGTTGGAACTATCATAAAAGAACTATCATAAGTTGGACGGTAAAACAAATGCCCGTAGCCATTGTTGTCTGGTTACGGGCATTATGCTTGCTCTTAGAATGATAATTCTGTGTTTTACTTCTTACCGAGTCCGCGAAGCCACTTCAAAGGCTTTTTGATGAGTGCCTTCAAGCCTGATTCATTCTTGGATGTTGATGGCAACTCCTCACGTATATCATACTTGGTACTCCTTCTTGAAGCCTTATCTTCAGGTGTGCGCTGTCGGTTATTACGCTTCTTGCGCTTGTTGTTCGGCTTCTTGGTCTGCTGGTTAGCAGTATTCCCGGCAGCATCCTTGTTATTGCCGGGCTTTCTGTCGCTGCGCTTCTCGTTTTCAGCTTTTGGCTTTCGTTCCTGCTGTCTGCCCTTTCCCTGACGGTTATTCTTCTTGTTTACTATCTTGTCATCTGTTGCAGCAGGATCATTCTCTTGCTGCTTCTGCGCGCTATTGTTCTGTCTGTTGCCAGTCTTACGCTCCTGTGGCTTGGCGTTGTTCTCATCCGGACTGCCTTGTGTTTGTGGGGTAGGGCGTCTGTTGCGCTGCTTGTTATTACCCTGCTTCTTGTCCTTATGGCTCTGATGGTCTCTGGCTTTTCTGCGACGGGTCTTGGCATTGTTGCCCTTCTTTGGTCGTCCGTTGTTCTTGTATTCAGGACCTTCACCCAGCTCTGCGGGAAGGGATGCCTTCTCAACTTCTTTCTCTAAGAATGACTCAATCTGCTGGAAATAGTATATATCTTCGTCATTCACGAATGTGATAGCCTTTCCGTCACGGTCAGCACGAGCTGTACGACCAATGCGGTGAACATAATCCTCTGCATCATGTGGTACGTCATAATTGATGACCATTGCGATGTCATCAATGTCAATACCACGTGATACGATGTCGGTTGCAACCAGTACGTCTATCTGACCGCTCTTGAACTTGAACATAACGTCATTACGCTGCTCCTGGTCGAGGTCGGAGTGCATTTCGCCACAGTTGATGTGCTTGCGGTTAAGTGATGCTGCAATCTGCTTCACCTTCTGCTTTGAGCCAGAGAAGATGATGACACGTTTCAGGTCACCAGCCTTGAAGATGTCCTTGATGATACCCATCTTCTGCGTCTCATAGCATACGTAAGCAGTCTGCTGAATCTTCTCAGCAGGCTTGCTGACAGCCAGTTTGATTTCAACAGGGTTCTTCAGCAATGTCTTGGCAAGTTCCTCGATTTTCGTCGGCATGGTTGCAGAGAACATGATGGTCTGACATGATGCAGGCAACTTCTTTGCAATGGTCATAATGTCATCAGAGAATCCCATGTCAAGCATGCGGTCAGCCTCGTCAAGAATGAAGAAGCTCACCTTGGACAAGTCTACGTTTCCGAGAGAGATATGAGAGATGAAGCGTCCCGGCGTAGCGATGACGACATCGGCTCCGAGTGACAGGCTCTTCAGCTCCTGGTCATATCGGTTGCCGTCATTGCCACCATAGACAGCAACACATGAAACGCCATCAAGATAGTAGGCAAAGCCCTGCATAGCCTGGTCAATCTGCTGCGCCAATTCGCGGGTAGGCGACATGATTACACAGTTGATAGCTGACTCAGGATAGCCACCATCAGCCAGTTTTGACAGAACAGGAAGGAGATAAGCCGCTGTCTTTCCCGTTCCTGTCTGGGCAACTCCCAGTACATCGTGTCCTTTTAATATTTCAGGAATGCACTTCTCCTGAACAGGAGTGCATTCATCAAAACGCATGTCATAGAGTGCGTCGAGTACGTTATCGTTTAAATCTAAATCTTCAAAATACATATTTTACTGTTTTTCCCTTCGTCACAAAGGGTAGTTCTTAATTTTTTGTTCTGTCCGCCTTATTAGCTTGGCGCATGCCGATAGCAGAAGTAGGCGATAACTGCAAAGATGATGTTTGGAATCCATGCTGCCAGTATGGGTGGTGTGTCAGCCTGAACAGCAAAGGTTGCTGATACGGTCTGGAGCATGATATAGCCGAAACTTAGTGCCAGACCGATTCCAAGATACAGTCCCATTCCTCCTTTTCGTTTGCGGGAAGAAAGTGAAAGACCGATGATGGTGAGGATGAATGATGAAAATGACATAGCTATTCGCTTGTGAAACTCAACCTCATACTGTACCACATTGCCTGATCCACGGCTTGTCTGCTTGGAGATATAATCCAACAGCTCTGGTGAAGTGAAGGTCTCCTGCTGTCCCTTGGAATAGACAAGGTCGGTCGGTTCCATTAGCAGGACGGTGTCCTTTGAGGCTCCACTCTCGATGTGTTCCTTTAATCCCTTGAGCGTACGTATCTTCCAGTTGCTGACTTTCCAGTGATACTTTGTGTCTGCAACTGTGTCATACTGAATCTCCATAGCCGTCATGTGGCTGACAATCTTCTTGTCCTTGAACTTTACGAGTGAGAATCCGTAGCCTCTCTTATACTGATTGTCGTAATGCTGGATGTAGGCTATCGTGTTCTTAGCTACCTGTAGCTGTACGTTCTCAGCCGATGTGTTCTTCTTTGAGTTACGGTAGAGTGACTCAAAGTTCTGGCGAATGACAGTGCCATGGGGTATCACGAAGCTGTTGAGATAGAATGTAAGTCCTGCAATGAGAACACATGATATCATGTATGGACGCATCAGTCGTTTGATGGAGACGCCTGCTGCCATCATTGATATTATCTCGGAGTTTCCTGCCAGTTTGGAAGTAAAGAAGATGACGGCAATGAATACGAACAGCGGTGAGAAGAGATTGGAGTAGTAAGGGATGAAGTTGGCATAGTAATCAAAGATGATTGCTCGCCACGGAGCATGATATTGTGTGAACTTTGAGAGGTTCTCATTGAAGTCGAACACAATAGCAATAGAGATAATCAGCAAGATAGAATAGATGTAAGTTCCTGTGAACTTCTTGATGATATATCTATCCAGGATGCCTATATAGCGAGAAGGGGCGAACATCTGAAGCTGATGTCCGACTTTCTTCAAGATGGGTAAGTGCTCTGCAGCACATTGCCCGACGCACTTATTCAATCCTTTTACTTTGTCAACAGTCTTTTTGACCTTACTCATTTGGTTTCTTCTTAAATTCTTCTTCCCAGTTGCTCTATGACAGAGGCTTTCCACTGTACGAAGTCGCCTTGCTCAATATGGGCACGTGCATCTGTCACGAGGCGGAGATAGAACGCAAGGTTATGAATGCTGGCAATCTGCATCGCAAGCAGTTCTCCAGCCTTGAAGAGATGATGGAGGTAGGCTTTGCTTGTGATGAGATCTACGTCACATCCGTCAGGGTCAATTGGTGAGAAGTCATTTTCCCACTTCTTGTTCTTCATGTTCATCGTACCATTGTAGGTGAAGAGCATTGCATTGCGACCGTTACGGGTAGGCATAACGCAGTCGAACATATCCACACCACGTTCAATGGCTTCAAGAATGTTCTGCGGAGTACCGACCCCCATCAGATAACGGGGCTTGTCCTTAGGAAGGATCTCATTGACCACCTCAATCATCTCATACATGATTTCCGTCGGTTCGCCAACGGCCAAGCCGCCGATAGCATTGCCGTCAGCCCCCTTGTCAGCCACAAACTTTGCAGCTTCACGGCGCAGATCTTTGTAGGTGCAGCCCTGTACAATAGGGAAAAGACTCTGGTTGTAGCCATAGAGAGGTTCCGTCTCGTTGAACCGTTTGATACAACGATCCAGCCAACGCTGTGTCATTCTCAGGCTCTTCTTGGCATATTCGTAGTCGCTCTTGCCAGGAGGACATTCGTCAAGTGCCATCATGATGTCGGCACCGATGATGCGTTCTGTATCCATGACATTCTCGGGAGTGAAGATGTGCTTGGAGCCATCTATGTGACTTCTGAACTCACAACCCTCTTCCGACAACTTGCGGATACCCGTCAAAGAAAAGACCTGGAAGCCTCCTGAGTCTGTCAGGATTGGGCGTTCCCATCCATTGAAGCCATGCAGACCACCAGCTGCTTTGAGTACTTCCAATCCCGGACGCAGATAAAGATGGTAAGTGTTACCAAGGATAATCTGTGCCTTAACCTGCTTGCGCAACTCTTCAAAGTGTACACCCTTTACTGAACCGACTGTGCCGACAGGCATAAAGATAGGTGTCTTTATCTGTCCATGGTCAGTAGTGATGATACCTGTACGGGCATCACTGGCGTTATCTGTATGCTGAAGTTCAAATGTCATTACTTCGTTTCCTCTTTTTTATCTTCTGCAATAGTGAAGTCTACTGGGTGATCCACCTTTTCATCGGTCAATGCAAAGTCCCATACCTGTTGGATGTTCTCAACAAAATGGAAGTCAAGTCCCTTGCGGTAGACCTCTGGAATTTCTTCAATGTCTTTCTTGTTCTCAGAACACATGACAATGTCAGTAATACCTGCACGCTTGGCAGCAAGTATCTTCTCCTTGATACCACCGACAGGAAGAACCTTGCCACGCAGGGTTATCTCGCCTGTCATAGCAGTGTTCTTGCGTACCTTGCGCTGTGTGAGTGCAGAAGCAATACTTGTTGCAATCGTGATGCCTGCTGAAGGACCGTCCTTGGGAGTAGCCCCTTCGGGTACGTGAATATGGATGTTCCACTGGTCAAATATGCGATAGTCTACATCAAGGGCATTGATATGCGCCTTGACATATTCCAATGCAATGACAGCCGACTCCTTCATGACATCGCCGAGGTTACCAGTCAGTGTCAGTTTTCCTGTCTTTCCTTTTGAAAGTGATGTCTCAATAAAGAGAATCTCACCGCCAAAGCTGGTCCATGCAAGACCAGTTACGACACCGGCATACTTGTTTCCTTGGTAGATATCACGTGTGAATGGTGGCTTGCCCAACAGGTCTTCCAGTTTGTCCGGAGTGACCTTTGTGTAAGGAAGCTGCTTGTCCATAGCCTGTCTGAAAGCCAACTTGCGCATAGCCTTGTTGATTTGTTTCTCAAGCTGGCGCACACCACTCTC of Prevotella fusca JCM 17724 contains these proteins:
- the sppA gene encoding signal peptide peptidase SppA — its product is MKQFFKFVFASFVGMFLFSIVTGIFALITIAGMFASQDSTTTPEENSVLVLNLSGQLEERSENNFISQLQGSATRSIGLDNLLEGIRKAKENDNIKGIYIEAGAFAADSYASMQAVRNALLDFKKSKKWIIAYADTYTQGTYYMSSVADKVYLNPQGQIDWHGLASQPVFIKDFLAKFGVKMQVVKVGAYKSATEMFTGDKMSDANREQTSAYLNGIWGNITKEVGASRHLSVEQLNAYADSMVTFAAPEDYVKLKLVDGLAYTDQIKNMVKKQLGIAGDKEINQVTVADMMNVEDKSQGDESNQIAVYYAYGDIVDGVVGGIFAQNHTIDAQVVCKDLEKLAKDKDVKAVVVRINSGGGSAYASEQIWHQIMALKKLKPVVVSMGGMAASGGYYMSAPANWIVAEPTTITGSIGIFGMFPDVSGLLTEKLGLKFDEVKTNKYADFSTRARPFTEDEMTYLSQYVNRGYKLFRHRVAEGRKMTDEQVEKIAQGHVFTGQDAQKIGLVDQLGGLDIAVKKAAKLAKLANHMTRAYPKEPDFFEQLLDQSKSDNYLSEQLRANLGDYYGPFSLLKTLNHQSAIQARLPYYPNIH
- a CDS encoding threonine/serine exporter family protein gives rise to the protein MVENQMESSKRTLRRKLDLLLRTGQILMESSADTSRVKRNMERTAAYLGLPKENLHINIDYYMLQVNVSDEFHSFSKMQRCDKHVINMLAIQEVSKLSWRALKADYSLDKYEEELEKIAHGKHYYKDWMIAVGAGLACGGFCIQFGCDWTAFFYASIAAILGNRLRMFLNHSGSNLYANFAVAAFVSTILAWLSSYLSAPSVQAVLPEFLRPILHSETPYHPLLACALYVVPGVPLINAVNDLLDNHINTGLVRVTNTLLIVIAMSFGIMLAIKCGSIDNFVKELSLIPHHPFYVYAIAAAISAMGFATIYNIPYRLMPWIAIGGIICVCSRNFINLEPSADTIGLGLGLVVGSLCGSALISIINIKAVHFFHTPHQCITIPAVIPIIPGVLMYRALYGFIGMQGVVGEVTHAMFNAINGSLVLICIALGVAIPNIFARKWIAPHRKAKLTRLIEERRKRGKFVDLHSFVVD
- the lpxK gene encoding tetraacyldisaccharide 4'-kinase encodes the protein MEGDHIKINKWLLPFSWLYGLVVGLRNELFELNILKTRRFDIPVISVGNITVGGSGKTPHVEYLVRLLKDKMKVAVLSRGYKRKSHGYVLANEDTPMREIGDEPYQMKTKFPDIRVAVDKKRCEGIDRLTSDEETKDTDVILLDDAFQHRYVQPGINILLVDYHRLIIYDKLLPAGRLREPLSGKHRADIVIITKCPKSLNPIDYRVLSKAMELYPFQQLYFTTLEYCDLEPIFNKGKNIPLTEIRGKNILLLAGIASPKQLELDLNSFTGNNALTILSFPDHHAFTAKDINRINETFANMDEPKLIVTTEKDQARLIDVERLSDEVKENIYALPIKVRFMLDKEETFNQKIISYVRKNSRNSILAKREDDHKSKDSHHSGHRPRTISFRDN
- a CDS encoding purine-nucleoside phosphorylase, translating into MYEKIQETASWLKERMTTSPKTAIILGTGLGQLASEITDSYAFSYQDIPNFPVSTVEGHAGRLIFGRLGDKDIMAMEGRFHFYEGYGMKDVTFPIRVMYELGIETLFVSNASGGMNPEFKIGDLMIITDHINMFPEHPLRGRNFPIGPRFPDMHEAYDHELVELADSIAKEKNIRVMHGVYMGVQGPTFETPAEYRMYHKMGADAVGMSTVPEVIVARHSGIKVFGISVITDLGGFDVPVKVSHEEVQEAANAAQPRMTEIMREMIKRS
- a CDS encoding glycerate kinase family protein, which encodes MKHIVLAIDSFKGCLTSVEAEDAAETGVGERWSEAEIIKVPVTDGGDGMMSVFSQLLPCQEVTIDSHDALMRPIRAAYAVCADNTVILETALSCGISLLNPQGLNSLRATTYGVGELFADALRRGYRRFVIGLGGSATSDCGLGMLAALRDVLGENWRNQFLHELDITLASDVDNPLFGKRGAAAVFGPQKGATSEVITCLDRRARTFARMAASQLGFDHSQDSGAGAAGGLGYAFLQFMNAKVRSGADVLLETVNFDSLIENADLIITGEGSADVQTLMGKIPAKVLEYGLRKEIPVVLIAGKVTGTASLLKAGFAQVQCITPPGMPLTEALKPGTAKENIRKTVGKILRYKTGCGCLP